Part of the Myxococcales bacterium genome, CGCTCTCGTCGCCGGTTTGCGCTTCCCTTTGTTCGTCAAACCGGCCCGGACCGACGGTTCCATCGGGATCGATCAGGATTCCATCGTGCGCGACTTTTCCGCCTTGCACCGGCGGGTCGCCTGGCTGCTGGAACACTTGCCGGCGCCGGCGCTCGTCGAGGAATATCTGCCGGGCAAGGAAATCAACGTGGCCGTCTTTCCCGATCCGTTCGCGGGCCACGTGGTGCCGACCGAAATCGTGTTCGATTGCTTTCCGGCCGGGCACGAACCGATCGTCACCTACGATTGCAAGTGGCTTCCCGAATCGCCGGAATTCGCGGCCTATTCCCGCCCGTGTCGCGACGATCTGCCCGCGGAGCTGCGCGAGGAAATTTTACGGATCGCCCGGACGACGTTTCTCGCGCTGGGCGGCACCAGCTACGGACGCGTCGATATGCGGCTGAACGAGCAAGGCCGGCCGGCGGTGATCGACGTGAACCCGAACAACGACCTCGACCCCGAAGCCGGCCTGGCGGTCGCCGCGCGATCCGCCGGAGTCGAATATCCGGATTTGATCGCCCAAATCCTCGCCGGCGCATCCTTGAAGGGAACCCATGAAAATCCGACCCATTCTTAAACAAGACCGCGAGCCGTTGGCCGCCCTGTTGCGCCGCACCGACAATTTCACGTCTGAAGAAGCGGCGGTTGCGCTGGAATTGATCGACGATTCCATCGAACGGCCGGATTCCAGCGGTTATCGCTGCCTGGTGGCGCTGGACGAAAACGGTCCGGACGGCTCGGACTACCTGGGATATGTCTGTTACGGCTCGACGCCGATGACGACGCATACCTACGATTTGTACTGGATCGTCGTGGACTCGACCCATCGCGGCAAGCATATCGGGCGCCAATTGCTGGCCGCCATGGAGGGAGACTTGCAACTGATCGGCGGCCGGATCATCCGCGTCGAAACGTCCTCGCAGGAATCCTATCAAGGCACGATGAAATTCTATGAGAAAGAAGGTTTTGTGGTCGCCGGGCGGATTCCGAATTTTTATAAGGACGGAGACGACCTGCTGATTTATATCAAGGCGTTATCATGACTGCAGGCCGGCGGCCGCCACGAAGCCGATTAATTCTCCAAGGCCTGGCGAATTTTTAACGACAGGGTCTCGATCGAAAACGGCTTCTGAATAAAGTGCGTACCCTCTCTGAGCGCCCCTTGGTGTGCGATGATGTCCTCGGTGTATCCCGACATATAAACCACTTTCAATTCCGGAATGATCTCCCGCAAGCGATTGTACAATTCCTTTCCGTTTAGGGCCGGCATGATCACGTCGGTGAGCAGCAAGTCGATTTTCCGCGCCATGGCGAGACAATGCTCTTGCGCTTCCGAGAGGGTTGCCGCAGCCAGTACCCGGTAACCCAATTTGCGCAGGATCTTTTCCGCCAACCGCCGGACGGTGTCCTCGTCCTCGACCACCAGGATGGTTTCCCGGCCGGTCGCCAGCGCCGGCGAATGCTCTTCCAAGCGGTCTGATGCACGTTCGGCCGCCCGCGGCAAATAAATATTGAACGTCGTGCCGATCCCGGGTTCGGAATATACGCCGATCACCCCCCGGTTCTGCTGCACGATGCCATAGACCATCGCCAGCCCCAAGCCGGTGCCTTTGTCCTTGTCCTTCGTGGTGAAAAACGGCTCGAAGATGTTTTTCAACAAGGTGGAATCCATGCCGATCCCCGTGTCGCTGATGGACAACAGCACATAATCGCCCGGAACGATCTCCGGATGATCGGCGCAGAAAAACTCGTCCAACCGGCAGTTCGCGGTCTTGATCGACAGGATGCCCCCGGTCGGCATGGCGTCGCGCGCGTTCACCGACAGGTTGACCAGAATCTGGTCGATTTGATGCGGATCGGCCATGACCGCCCACAGGTCGGGCGCGGGGTTGAACTGCAACTGGATATCCTCGCCGATGATCCGCCCGAGCATCCGTTGCGCCCGGCTCAGGACGTCATTGAGGTCGATGATTTTCGGGGCGATCAATTGTTTTCGGCTGAAGGCCAGCAACTGCTGGGTCAACGCGGCGGCTCGATCGGCGGCGTATTTGATTTCCTGCGCATCCTGAAAGAGCGGATCGGCGGGCGGCAAGGCCAGCGACAATATTTCGGCATAACCCTGAATCGCCGTCAGCAAATTGTTGAAATCGTGCGCCACCCCACCGGCCAGACGGCCGATTGCTTCCATCTTTTGCGATTGCCGCAATTGCTCCTCGAGCTTCCGTTTCTCCTGTTCGGATCGCTTATTGTCGCTGATGTCGATGACCGTGGCGATCACCGCTTTTTCCGCCGGCTTACCGATGGACGCCAGGCGAATCCAGGCATCAAACAACACGCCGTCCTTGCGGACCCATTTGGTCTCCGTCTCGCAGTATCCAAGCGGATTGTCCAAATGGTAAGCGATTTCGCCGACGCGTGCGTATTCTTCATCGCTCGGGTAAAGAACCCTGGCGCTTTGGCCGATCAGTTCCTGTTTGTCGCGCCCGAGCATCGCGGCCATCGCGTCGTTGTACCAGTCCAGGATGCGATTCCGCACCACGCCAATCCCGATCGGCGAGGAGGAAAAGATCGCCCGCAACGTTTTTTCCGACTCCGCCAAGGCGTGTTCGGCCTTTTTACGATCGGTGATATCGCGGCTGACGCCGACCATGCCGATCGGCTCGCCCGAATCATCCAGAATCGGCGACTTGATGGATTCAAAATATTGTATGCCGCCTTCCGGCAAAGGATTTTCCTCTTCGAACCGCAATGGCCGCTTTTCGCGAAAAACGGCTTCGTCGCTACGCCGGCAGTATTCCGCCAGATCGGGAGGAAACAATTCCGCGTCGGTTTTACCGATCAACTCCTCGGTAGTGCGACCGACCATCCGCTCGAATGCCCGGTTGACCAGCATGTTGCGGCCTTGCTGGTCCTTGAAATAGACGATGTCCGGGATCGCCTGCAATAGGGTCTGCAAATGGGTGGTCTTTCTGGCCAGCTCCATTTCCGCATTTTTTCGGTCGGAAATATCGTGCACGATTGACAAAATATGCGGCTCACCCCGGATATCGAGCAATCGGGCGGACATCAATCCGGGCGCGATCCGGCCGTCTTTCAGCCGGAAGTTAGCCTCGAAATCACGTACGAAGCCATCCTGCCGCAGCCGTTGGATCAGTTTCTCGCGATCCGCCGAGTCCGCCCAGATGTTGATTTCGATCGAGGATCGACCGATCACATCTTCGCGCGTATAGCCGGTCAGATCGGTAAAGCCTTGATTGACGTCCACATAGAGACCATCGACCAGACGGTTGATATTCATCGAATCGGGGCTGGTATGAAACGCCAGGCGAAACAGTTCCTCGCTGCGCGAGGAAGTGTCCTCGAAAAGTTTGCGATCGGTAACATCCAGGAAGACGGCCAGAATTGCGGACGTATTCCCATTCAAATCGGTCAATGGCCGCGCGGACACGATGATATAGGCCCGCGAACCGTTCGGCCGAACAATTCTCAAATGGTAGACGTCCGAATGCCCCGCCACCCGCCGGCGGGTTTGAGCGCGCAGAATCTCCGCGTTTTCCTGGTCCACGAATTCGAAAAAGTTACGGCCGGTCAATCGGCTGTCGAAAATCCGTTCCGCGGCCGGATTGACGAAAAGGAAATTGTCCTCCAGATCGACGATCCCTACCCCTTCGGTGATTAATTCCACCAACAATCGATAACGCTCCTCGCTGGAACGAATCATTTCCTCCGTGCGCTTCCGGTCGGAGATGTCGCGGATGATGACCAGAACGGCTGGACGGCCCTCGAATGGAATGCGACTGGCGTGAAAATCGACTTCAACTTGGGTGCCGTCCCGGCGCTTCACCTTGCTTTCCACAATCGCCATATTCCGCTCGCCGCCGGAATACCGACGATAATATTCCTTCACGCGATCCCATTCGTCCGCGGTGAAAAACCGCTCCATTTCCCGGCCGATGATTTCCTCCAGCGAATAGTCCAACAACTCCACCAGACGCGGATTGGCAAAACGAACCCGGCCCGCCTCGACTACGCAAAGGCAATCGCTGGCGGCATCCACCAGGGCGTGATATTTTTCCTCGGACTCCCGGAGTTTGTTTTCGGTGCTCTTGTATTCGCTGATGTCTTTAATGATTGAAATCGTCCCGAAGAAATCGACTTCCGGAAGTCGGAGCGGTTGCAGTAGCCAATCCAGCCAGATTTCTCTGCCCAGTTGATTCACTGAACGGATTTCACCACGCCAGACGTTTGTCCGCTGAAAATCCTCCTGTGCTTTCTCGAAGACCTTTGCCGAACCCTTGGTAATAAGCACCTCCTGCAGCGGCTTCCCTAAAGCCATGGTTTCTTCGATGCCGAAGAGCCGGATCGCCGCTGGATTCCAATAGATAATGAAGAACTGACTATCCGTCACAACGATTGTGTCTTTAAATTCATGAAAAAGATGAAGATGGCGGTAGACTTCCTTGGATGCGATCAACACGATCTTCGCCTCAACACTTCTTTAATAGCCGATCCAAAGCATTTTCTCTTCCATTTCAGTTCGGCGGTATTTTCGCGAAGAATGAGTAAAAATTACTACCTTTTTCATCCTCCGCATCCCTGAAATGTAAGGTTGTCCAAACAAAAAAACTGACCCCAATATGAAAAAAGAAAAGATAAATGGCATTGGAATATACATTTGCTTAATAATATCAATTAGTTAAGAGACTTTTACAGAAAATGAGCCATTGCGAATAAAAAAAATTATAAAAATTTTAAAAAAAATGTTGACAGCAAAAATAAAAGAAGATATAGAAGATACAGATTATATGAAAGCCTATGGATGGGCACTTAAAGAGGCAGTAATCAACACCCTATAAAAGGGAAAGGGAGCAAATAATGAAGATGCAGAAATTCTACGTCCTGGCGAGTGTAGTGTTGGCGGTCCTGGCGTTCAGCGCCGTCTCTTATGCCGGAGTGCCGGTCGTCATCGGCGACTACGTTTGGTTCGATGCCAACGGCAACGGCCAACAAGATGATGGTGCGGATGCGGGTATCAACGACGTGCAGGTTCTGTTCTTCCGCGACTACGACTGCAACGGCATCATCGACGGTTATGATGAGCTTTACGACTACGACTTCACCTCGAACGACGCGGCCGGTAATCCGGGCTATTACCAAATCGCCGGCTACAGCAGCTTCTGCTTCGTGGCTTTCCTTAATGAAAGCACCGTTCCGGCGGACCTGATCCATACGACGGCGACGGAACTGGGTGTCGGCCAGTCCACCAGTAATCAGTTCTGGGTCGATTTCGGCCTCGGCTACGAGATCATTCACGAAGCGGATTTTGTCTGCCCGAAGACCATCGGCTTCTGGAAGCAGCAGTTCACCGCCAAGAAATCGGCGAAATACACCCCGGCTGAAATGGCGGCGATCGTTGACCTGGCGCTCGAGCTGACCCCGGTATTCAATTCTTACGAAGAATTCCCGTACTACCTGAACATCAACGGCAATGCCGGTCCCTTGGCTCGCGCGAAGAAACAATTCGCGGGCTTGACCCTGAACCTGGCGGCTTACGAACTTCGCAACCAGATCAGCTTCAAGGCCGGTATGCCTGACTTCGCCGAACTGAATTCGGTTCTGACCGACGCGGAAACCGTTAGCGAAGCGTACACCGAAATCGAGAGCTACATCCTGGACGGCGCGAACCTGGAACTGGCCAATGACCTGGCCGATGCGTTGAACAACGGCATGGGCCTCAACACGACCTGCGCGGACTAAACGGATTCGGGTTTACCCGGAAGAAGATGGGGTTATGGGGATGCGGGCGGTAACCAGAAGCAAAGGGGTAGTTCTGATGAACTTGATTGACAACATGATTGAATACAGCGTGTCCGGTTTGCTGATGTTGCTGCCCGTTGCATTGATCATGGCGACAATCGTTCGGTTGACGTAGCGAAACAAAATCGCGCCTGACCAAACG contains:
- a CDS encoding D-alanine--D-alanine ligase yields the protein MKTAVARDGKKRIAVIHNIDFLSRPATAGPDEPLTFEADAEVAQTAAKIAEILRAQGHEVTILQASDSLDHLPAELRRLSIEVVFNLVETLASDASREAELPLLLEALQIPYTGNGPRALHLAHAKDETKKLLAAQGIPTPQGLAIHRIGDLSPALVAGLRFPLFVKPARTDGSIGIDQDSIVRDFSALHRRVAWLLEHLPAPALVEEYLPGKEINVAVFPDPFAGHVVPTEIVFDCFPAGHEPIVTYDCKWLPESPEFAAYSRPCRDDLPAELREEILRIARTTFLALGGTSYGRVDMRLNEQGRPAVIDVNPNNDLDPEAGLAVAARSAGVEYPDLIAQILAGASLKGTHENPTHS
- a CDS encoding GNAT family N-acetyltransferase produces the protein MKIRPILKQDREPLAALLRRTDNFTSEEAAVALELIDDSIERPDSSGYRCLVALDENGPDGSDYLGYVCYGSTPMTTHTYDLYWIVVDSTHRGKHIGRQLLAAMEGDLQLIGGRIIRVETSSQESYQGTMKFYEKEGFVVAGRIPNFYKDGDDLLIYIKALS
- a CDS encoding PAS domain S-box protein, giving the protein MLIASKEVYRHLHLFHEFKDTIVVTDSQFFIIYWNPAAIRLFGIEETMALGKPLQEVLITKGSAKVFEKAQEDFQRTNVWRGEIRSVNQLGREIWLDWLLQPLRLPEVDFFGTISIIKDISEYKSTENKLRESEEKYHALVDAASDCLCVVEAGRVRFANPRLVELLDYSLEEIIGREMERFFTADEWDRVKEYYRRYSGGERNMAIVESKVKRRDGTQVEVDFHASRIPFEGRPAVLVIIRDISDRKRTEEMIRSSEERYRLLVELITEGVGIVDLEDNFLFVNPAAERIFDSRLTGRNFFEFVDQENAEILRAQTRRRVAGHSDVYHLRIVRPNGSRAYIIVSARPLTDLNGNTSAILAVFLDVTDRKLFEDTSSRSEELFRLAFHTSPDSMNINRLVDGLYVDVNQGFTDLTGYTREDVIGRSSIEINIWADSADREKLIQRLRQDGFVRDFEANFRLKDGRIAPGLMSARLLDIRGEPHILSIVHDISDRKNAEMELARKTTHLQTLLQAIPDIVYFKDQQGRNMLVNRAFERMVGRTTEELIGKTDAELFPPDLAEYCRRSDEAVFREKRPLRFEEENPLPEGGIQYFESIKSPILDDSGEPIGMVGVSRDITDRKKAEHALAESEKTLRAIFSSSPIGIGVVRNRILDWYNDAMAAMLGRDKQELIGQSARVLYPSDEEYARVGEIAYHLDNPLGYCETETKWVRKDGVLFDAWIRLASIGKPAEKAVIATVIDISDNKRSEQEKRKLEEQLRQSQKMEAIGRLAGGVAHDFNNLLTAIQGYAEILSLALPPADPLFQDAQEIKYAADRAAALTQQLLAFSRKQLIAPKIIDLNDVLSRAQRMLGRIIGEDIQLQFNPAPDLWAVMADPHQIDQILVNLSVNARDAMPTGGILSIKTANCRLDEFFCADHPEIVPGDYVLLSISDTGIGMDSTLLKNIFEPFFTTKDKDKGTGLGLAMVYGIVQQNRGVIGVYSEPGIGTTFNIYLPRAAERASDRLEEHSPALATGRETILVVEDEDTVRRLAEKILRKLGYRVLAAATLSEAQEHCLAMARKIDLLLTDVIMPALNGKELYNRLREIIPELKVVYMSGYTEDIIAHQGALREGTHFIQKPFSIETLSLKIRQALEN